One genomic segment of Candidatus Margulisiibacteriota bacterium includes these proteins:
- a CDS encoding DUF5652 family protein, translating to MFDFPNLSPTQGLLLTLVIVWSLVWKGLALWQAGKNNQLGWFICLLVLNTVGLLEITYLYFFQRNKN from the coding sequence ATGTTCGACTTTCCTAATCTTTCCCCTACCCAGGGCTTGCTGCTCACGCTGGTCATAGTCTGGTCCCTGGTTTGGAAAGGGCTGGCTCTCTGGCAGGCGGGGAAAAACAATCAACTGGGCTGGTTTATCTGTTTGCTGGTCCTTAATACCGTTGGCCTGCTGGAAATAACTTACCTTTACTTCTTCCAGCGGAACAAGAACTAA
- the queA gene encoding tRNA preQ1(34) S-adenosylmethionine ribosyltransferase-isomerase QueA, whose translation MTRIADFDFNVPPELVAQEPAAQRDHSRLMVVNRKTGELEHRSFHEIVDYFQPGDLLVLNDTKVLPANLIGRKEESGAKVEVLLVRRIDVAATFRSPINGSLKTAATFDPNIRQIWECLVKPGKRLKVGSRVIFGDNEIVGSVLEKTETGEQIINFEGDLDKYMHQAGELPLPPYIKKVENRKSSAESRYQTVYAEKEGASAAPTAGLHFTPELLDKIRTKGVKIATITLHTGLATFKPIYTEQIEDHKMHTEYFEITKETIEAVRAAERVIAVGTTSVRALETVFNSLPLSPTHPLTPSLRKRGGIKDVIIKGETDLFITPGYEFKVVDAMVTNFHWPRTTLILLVSAFAGKDFILKAYQTAVNEKYRFFSFGDAMLIL comes from the coding sequence ATGACGAGAATAGCCGATTTCGATTTTAACGTCCCACCCGAGCTGGTCGCCCAGGAGCCGGCCGCCCAAAGGGACCATTCCAGGTTAATGGTCGTTAACCGTAAAACCGGAGAGTTGGAGCATCGGTCCTTCCACGAAATAGTCGATTATTTTCAACCGGGCGACCTGTTAGTGCTGAACGATACTAAGGTTCTCCCCGCCAACCTGATCGGGCGGAAAGAAGAGAGTGGAGCTAAAGTTGAAGTGTTGTTAGTTAGGCGGATCGATGTAGCGGCGACCTTTAGGTCGCCAATAAATGGCAGTCTAAAGACTGCCGCTACATTTGATCCGAATATCCGGCAAATTTGGGAATGTTTGGTTAAGCCAGGGAAACGATTAAAAGTCGGATCACGGGTGATCTTCGGCGACAATGAGATCGTCGGATCGGTCCTGGAAAAAACAGAAACGGGTGAGCAGATCATAAACTTTGAGGGCGACCTGGATAAATATATGCATCAGGCGGGGGAGTTACCGCTTCCCCCATACATCAAGAAAGTCGAAAATAGAAAGTCGAGCGCGGAAAGCAGGTATCAGACCGTTTATGCCGAAAAAGAAGGAGCCTCGGCGGCGCCGACAGCCGGTTTGCATTTCACGCCGGAATTGTTAGACAAGATCAGGACCAAGGGGGTAAAGATAGCGACTATTACCCTGCACACCGGCTTGGCGACATTCAAGCCGATCTACACCGAGCAGATCGAAGACCATAAGATGCACACCGAGTATTTTGAGATAACGAAGGAGACGATCGAGGCGGTGAGGGCGGCGGAGCGGGTCATTGCTGTCGGGACTACTTCGGTCAGAGCGCTAGAGACGGTCTTTAACTCACTTCCTTTATCCCCAACTCACCCCCTAACCCCCTCTCTTAGGAAGAGAGGGGGGATTAAGGATGTAATAATTAAAGGTGAAACTGACCTTTTTATCACTCCGGGATATGAATTCAAGGTCGTTGACGCTATGGTGACTAACTTTCACTGGCCGCGGACGACGCTGATCCTGCTAGTCTCGGCTTTTGCCGGCAAGGACTTTATCCTGAAGGCGTATCAGACCGCCGTTAATGAGAAATACCGCTTCTTCTCTTTTGGCGATGCCATGTTAATATTATAA
- the rpoD gene encoding RNA polymerase sigma factor RpoD, whose amino-acid sequence MFGKRDNLELLRAAASRKGYLTPEEILSVYPHPERNLDEIEQLLDLGIELSEKKGKAAEEIPVKADELHQELAEIKGIGVDDTVRMYLREIGKFPLLTSEEEIVLAKRMKTDDMRAKHKLVNSNLRLVVSIAKKYTGRGMLFLDLVQEGNLGLIRAVEKFDYRKGYKFSTYATWWIRQAITRAIADQARTIRIPVHMIETINRLRKTSRILLQQLGHKPTEKEIAQRARMSVDKVREIIRISQVPLSLEAPVGDEESSRLGDFVEDHSIQAPDDIVLQGLLRDDLEDVMNTLSERERTVLKLRFGLDDGHPRTLEEVGRVFNVTRERIRQIEAKALRKLKHPTRAKKLKEYLK is encoded by the coding sequence ATGTTTGGGAAAAGAGACAATCTGGAATTACTGCGGGCGGCGGCTTCGCGCAAGGGGTACCTTACGCCCGAAGAGATCCTTTCGGTCTACCCGCATCCGGAAAGGAACCTGGACGAGATCGAGCAGCTGCTTGACCTCGGCATCGAGCTTTCCGAGAAAAAGGGGAAAGCCGCCGAGGAAATACCGGTCAAGGCCGACGAGCTGCACCAGGAGCTGGCCGAGATCAAGGGGATCGGCGTTGACGACACCGTCCGCATGTACCTGCGCGAGATCGGCAAATTCCCCCTCCTGACCTCCGAAGAAGAGATCGTCCTGGCCAAGCGGATGAAGACCGACGACATGCGCGCCAAGCACAAGCTGGTCAACTCCAACCTCCGCCTGGTCGTCTCGATCGCCAAGAAATACACCGGCCGCGGCATGCTCTTCCTCGACCTGGTCCAGGAAGGTAACCTCGGGCTGATCCGGGCCGTGGAAAAGTTCGATTACCGCAAAGGGTATAAGTTCTCGACCTACGCCACCTGGTGGATCCGCCAGGCGATCACCCGGGCCATCGCCGACCAAGCGCGCACCATCCGCATCCCGGTCCACATGATCGAGACGATCAACCGGCTGCGCAAGACCTCGCGCATCCTCCTGCAGCAGCTCGGCCACAAACCAACGGAAAAAGAGATCGCCCAGCGGGCCAGGATGTCGGTCGACAAGGTGCGCGAGATCATCCGCATCTCCCAGGTGCCGCTCTCGCTGGAGGCCCCGGTCGGGGACGAAGAAAGTTCGCGGCTGGGTGATTTTGTGGAAGACCATTCGATCCAGGCGCCCGACGATATCGTCTTGCAGGGTTTATTGCGCGACGACCTGGAAGATGTGATGAATACCCTCTCCGAGCGGGAGCGGACGGTGCTCAAGCTTCGCTTCGGGCTGGATGACGGTCATCCGCGGACTTTGGAAGAGGTTGGCCGGGTCTTCAACGTCACGCGCGAGCGGATCCGCCAGATCGAAGCCAAAGCACTGCGCAAGCTGAAACACCCGACCCGGGCCAAGAAACTGAAGGAATACTTAAAGTAA
- a CDS encoding deoxyguanosinetriphosphate triphosphohydrolase: MLIRKEIEKRESGYLSRYAALSAHSQGRAVPEKECDFRTAFQRDRDRIIHCKSFRRLKHKTQVFISPIEDHYRTRLTHTLEVAQIARTIARALRLNEDLAEAIALGHDLGHTPFGHAGEYVLDDILKKYYSSSFFHNFQSVRVVSVLENDGHGLNLSQEVIDGIRNHTPDDPQPATLEGQIVRLADRIAYLQHDIEDAIRAGVLTQRQLPAQHLKILGQNILDRMVKSAILNSRNRKTIRLSRPVQTAMDGLYDFMYRHVYTNPAAKQEEEKVPELIHQLFRFYHYSAAFQKGFKEADQLQHTVDFIAGMTDRYAINKFQELFVPDEWRKPV; this comes from the coding sequence ATGCTCATCCGCAAGGAGATCGAAAAACGGGAGAGCGGCTACCTATCCAGGTACGCCGCTCTGTCCGCTCACAGCCAGGGGCGCGCCGTGCCGGAGAAGGAGTGCGATTTTCGCACCGCTTTCCAGCGTGACCGCGACCGGATCATCCACTGCAAGTCTTTCCGCCGGTTGAAACACAAGACGCAGGTCTTTATCTCGCCGATCGAGGACCATTACCGGACCCGGCTGACCCACACCCTCGAAGTGGCCCAGATCGCCCGGACGATCGCCCGCGCCCTCCGCCTCAACGAAGACCTGGCCGAAGCGATCGCCCTGGGACACGATCTCGGACATACTCCTTTCGGCCACGCCGGCGAGTATGTGCTCGACGATATTTTGAAAAAATATTACAGCAGTTCGTTCTTCCATAATTTCCAAAGCGTCCGGGTGGTTTCGGTGCTGGAGAACGACGGCCACGGCCTGAACCTCTCCCAGGAAGTGATCGACGGGATCCGCAACCACACCCCCGACGATCCACAACCGGCCACGCTGGAGGGGCAGATCGTCCGCCTGGCCGACCGGATCGCCTATTTACAGCACGACATCGAGGACGCGATCCGGGCCGGCGTCCTGACCCAGCGGCAATTGCCGGCACAGCATTTAAAGATCCTAGGGCAGAACATTCTCGACCGAATGGTCAAGAGCGCCATTCTCAACAGCCGCAACCGCAAGACGATCAGGCTGAGCCGCCCGGTCCAAACGGCCATGGACGGCCTCTACGATTTCATGTACCGCCACGTCTACACCAACCCGGCGGCCAAGCAGGAAGAAGAGAAAGTGCCGGAGCTGATCCATCAGCTCTTCCGCTTTTATCACTACAGCGCCGCTTTCCAGAAAGGGTTCAAGGAGGCGGACCAGCTGCAGCACACCGTCGATTTTATCGCCGGGATGACCGACCGCTACGCCATCAATAAATTCCAGGAGCTGTTCGTCCCCGACGAGTGGAGGAAACCTGTTTGA
- a CDS encoding DUF2905 domain-containing protein, translating to MAVESLGRMLIYIGIIIVVIGGFFLLMAKLPWFGRLPGDIVYRREGLTVYVPLATMILVSLVLTLLLNLVWRK from the coding sequence ATGGCAGTTGAATCACTCGGCCGGATGCTTATTTATATCGGGATCATCATCGTGGTGATCGGCGGCTTTTTTCTCCTGATGGCGAAACTACCCTGGTTTGGCCGACTACCGGGCGATATCGTCTACCGTCGCGAAGGGTTGACGGTCTATGTCCCCCTGGCGACGATGATCCTGGTCAGCCTGGTGCTGACCCTCCTCCTGAACCTGGTCTGGCGGAAATAA
- a CDS encoding energy transducer TonB — protein sequence MIKAKELSLENVVLLAVLVASVAASVYLARPQVRVTANTPVFIGEEMTVQRGVTAVKTVTRAVEAPKTVAQPAPVQTSLPLPIVPPSVTNKVLPIYPETALSNGVEGLVRLSVLVGLSGAAEQIAVQVSSGAAELDAAAVQAVKQWRFSPAAQGGAALASWFELPVRFALN from the coding sequence ATGATCAAAGCTAAAGAATTGTCTCTGGAAAATGTCGTTCTCTTGGCCGTATTGGTGGCGAGCGTGGCCGCTTCCGTTTATCTGGCTAGACCACAAGTCAGGGTAACGGCGAATACCCCGGTCTTTATCGGGGAAGAGATGACCGTGCAGAGGGGAGTGACGGCAGTCAAGACGGTTACAAGGGCGGTTGAAGCGCCGAAGACAGTTGCCCAACCGGCTCCCGTTCAAACCTCCCTCCCGCTCCCCATTGTTCCGCCCAGCGTGACCAATAAGGTCCTGCCGATCTATCCGGAAACGGCGTTAAGTAATGGGGTGGAAGGCCTGGTCCGATTGTCCGTGCTGGTTGGGTTGTCCGGCGCGGCGGAACAGATCGCAGTCCAGGTTTCTTCCGGCGCGGCGGAGCTTGATGCCGCGGCCGTCCAAGCGGTCAAGCAATGGCGGTTCTCGCCGGCGGCGCAGGGCGGGGCAGCCTTAGCCAGTTGGTTCGAACTCCCGGTCCGTTTTGCTTTGAATTAA
- a CDS encoding polymer-forming cytoskeletal protein, with the protein MGVLDKMFSGAKHSPILGGVDSIVGEHARFKGELVSRGSINVAGEFEGKIRAEGEVLVSPTGKVVGEISGGNVIISGRVDGDIIAKETLEVAKSGRVHGDLTGGRIVIDEGSVYHGRVKVESGPLPVEPAVEPLLGEPTALAEEDTPRPTFPNF; encoded by the coding sequence ATGGGAGTGCTGGATAAAATGTTTTCCGGGGCCAAACATTCACCGATCCTGGGCGGGGTCGATTCGATCGTCGGCGAGCATGCCCGGTTCAAAGGGGAGCTGGTTTCCCGCGGCTCGATCAATGTGGCCGGAGAATTTGAGGGGAAGATCAGGGCGGAAGGGGAAGTGCTCGTTTCTCCGACCGGTAAGGTCGTGGGCGAGATCAGCGGCGGCAATGTCATCATTTCCGGCCGGGTGGACGGAGATATTATCGCTAAAGAAACACTGGAAGTCGCCAAGAGCGGCCGCGTCCATGGTGACCTGACCGGCGGGCGGATCGTGATCGATGAAGGTTCGGTTTACCACGGCCGGGTGAAAGTCGAATCCGGCCCGCTCCCCGTTGAGCCGGCTGTTGAGCCGTTGCTGGGCGAGCCGACCGCTCTCGCCGAAGAAGATACGCCGCGGCCGACCTTCCCCAACTTCTAG
- a CDS encoding TonB-dependent receptor, with the protein MSFVISHSSFSLDVPRFYGEEVVVTASRLPQLKSQSPWDTTTIASAELKSFKTVGEALRIVAGADVISYGNLGSVTSVRLRGANSSQVLVMIDGRRINSPTLGMFDVGDLLLDNVAKIEVVRAPLSAIYGSDALSGVINIITKSPKEPTKTFTAMTGSFGTQQYKVELNNEKFLLSVGQLKSGGFRANGDYLSTNVYGKLVQPLPIGQFFVDYNLYDAKKGVPGVPISETDPASASEPNDRQTDRNTFASAGLKNDNFQLRVYQNILDQRLSPYIFGVSTNEAQQTGLEWSQNFELSIGKILYGLEGREDRGKTTMSGDHAINNYAAFVQDEVQVGDRATITASIRGDKHSTAGTSINPRAGFVYQAADNLLFRASAGTAFRAPTLNELYWNDVNWNMFGDVNLKPEKSVSYEFGLERRLADKTSARINYFTSSVTDLILWAYDPSTYVTQVKNIGEVQSEGVEVELARGIGQEGKGFINYTCQKVIDKKDANPLVVDKTIPYTPINKYTVGLVSGGTSLLIKSVGERYADQTNVLKLAAYTVVDFKISRQVSDAINVELAANNLFDEKYAEVVGYDPATFAPRNYPMPGRNYSIGVKWEL; encoded by the coding sequence TTGTCATTCGTCATTAGTCATTCGTCATTTTCCCTGGATGTTCCGCGTTTTTACGGCGAAGAAGTTGTTGTGACCGCTTCCAGATTGCCCCAATTAAAAAGCCAGAGCCCGTGGGATACAACAACGATCGCCTCCGCTGAATTGAAAAGTTTTAAAACGGTTGGGGAAGCATTAAGAATTGTCGCCGGCGCGGACGTGATCTCGTACGGCAATCTCGGCTCCGTTACCTCGGTGCGACTGCGGGGGGCAAATTCGTCGCAGGTCCTGGTGATGATCGACGGCCGGCGGATCAATTCGCCGACTTTGGGGATGTTTGATGTCGGCGACCTGCTGCTGGATAACGTGGCCAAGATCGAAGTGGTTCGCGCGCCGCTGTCGGCGATTTACGGCTCCGACGCTCTTTCCGGTGTTATTAATATTATTACCAAATCTCCGAAAGAACCAACGAAGACCTTCACGGCCATGACCGGGTCGTTCGGTACCCAGCAGTACAAGGTCGAGTTGAACAATGAAAAATTCCTGCTGTCCGTCGGCCAGCTGAAGTCGGGCGGTTTCAGGGCTAACGGGGATTATCTTTCAACCAATGTTTACGGCAAGCTCGTCCAGCCGCTGCCGATCGGGCAATTTTTTGTTGATTACAATCTGTATGACGCGAAGAAGGGTGTTCCCGGCGTGCCGATTTCAGAGACCGACCCGGCCTCGGCCAGCGAACCGAACGACCGGCAAACGGACCGCAATACTTTTGCCAGCGCGGGGCTGAAAAACGACAATTTCCAATTGAGGGTTTATCAAAATATTCTCGATCAGAGATTAAGTCCCTATATTTTTGGCGTGAGCACCAATGAAGCCCAGCAGACGGGGCTCGAGTGGAGCCAGAACTTCGAACTATCGATCGGAAAAATATTATATGGCCTGGAAGGCCGGGAAGACAGGGGCAAAACGACTATGTCCGGCGACCACGCCATCAATAACTACGCAGCTTTCGTTCAAGATGAAGTCCAGGTCGGTGATCGAGCGACGATCACGGCGAGCATCCGCGGCGATAAACACTCCACGGCCGGGACCTCGATCAATCCGAGGGCGGGCTTTGTTTATCAGGCCGCTGATAATTTACTGTTCAGGGCATCGGCTGGCACAGCCTTTCGCGCGCCGACCCTGAATGAGCTCTACTGGAACGATGTCAACTGGAACATGTTCGGCGACGTGAACCTGAAACCGGAGAAATCAGTTTCCTATGAATTTGGGCTGGAACGCCGGCTGGCCGATAAAACATCGGCCCGAATTAATTATTTTACATCCAGCGTGACTGATCTGATCCTGTGGGCTTATGATCCGTCAACTTACGTTACCCAGGTTAAAAATATCGGTGAGGTGCAAAGCGAAGGGGTGGAGGTGGAACTGGCGCGGGGCATTGGCCAAGAAGGCAAGGGTTTCATTAATTATACTTGCCAAAAAGTGATAGATAAAAAAGATGCCAATCCGCTGGTCGTTGATAAAACGATCCCCTATACCCCGATCAATAAATACACGGTCGGCCTGGTCTCCGGCGGGACCAGCCTGTTAATTAAATCTGTTGGTGAGAGGTATGCCGATCAAACTAATGTCCTTAAACTGGCGGCTTATACGGTGGTCGATTTCAAAATATCAAGACAGGTTTCCGATGCGATCAACGTTGAATTGGCGGCCAACAACCTGTTTGATGAAAAATATGCCGAAGTAGTCGGCTATGATCCGGCGACATTCGCGCCCAGAAATTATCCCATGCCCGGCCGGAACTATTCGATCGGGGTGAAGTGGGAGCTGTAG
- the tgt gene encoding tRNA guanosine(34) transglycosylase Tgt, translated as MDYKFEITSKSKKTKARVGKLYTPHGVVNTPAFMPIGTLGSVKTMSPRDLNEIQTEMILSNTYHLLLRPGPELIRAAGGLHKFMNWDKPILTDSGGFQVFSLAHMRKVTDEGVEFTSHLDGAKHFLTPRSVLEIQTAFGSDIMMPLDECVAYPCEKKLAEEALVRTTRWAKQSKSEILNPKSEQGTLFGIVQGSTYLDLRKRSAEEIAGLDFPGYGIGGLSVGEPQAEMFEMLDAVTDILPEKAPRHLLGVGYAQDILGAIKLGADLFDCVIPTRLARHGSFLTYEGKTSIRLNKFEKDFTPIDPECDCYACRDFTKAYIRHLFWAREILGLQLLTIHNLRFFMRMLEKVRGEIAQGEF; from the coding sequence ATGGACTATAAATTCGAAATCACCTCAAAAAGTAAAAAAACGAAAGCTCGCGTTGGCAAGCTCTACACCCCCCATGGGGTCGTTAATACCCCCGCCTTTATGCCGATCGGGACGCTAGGGAGCGTCAAAACAATGTCGCCGCGCGACCTGAACGAGATCCAGACCGAGATGATCCTTTCCAACACCTACCATCTTTTACTCCGGCCTGGTCCAGAACTGATCAGGGCGGCGGGCGGACTCCATAAGTTCATGAACTGGGACAAGCCGATCTTGACCGACTCCGGTGGCTTCCAGGTCTTCTCCCTGGCCCACATGCGCAAGGTCACCGATGAAGGGGTCGAGTTCACTTCCCACCTCGACGGGGCCAAACATTTCCTCACTCCCCGGAGCGTCCTCGAGATCCAAACCGCCTTCGGCTCCGACATCATGATGCCGCTCGACGAATGCGTCGCTTATCCTTGCGAGAAAAAGCTGGCGGAAGAAGCGCTGGTCAGGACGACGAGATGGGCCAAGCAGTCTAAATCCGAAATCCTAAATCCTAAATCCGAACAAGGTACATTATTCGGCATTGTGCAGGGGAGTACTTACCTTGACCTGCGGAAGAGGTCGGCAGAGGAGATCGCCGGGCTGGATTTTCCGGGCTATGGGATCGGCGGACTGTCGGTTGGCGAGCCGCAGGCGGAAATGTTTGAGATGTTGGACGCGGTAACGGACATCCTGCCCGAGAAAGCTCCCCGGCATCTGCTGGGCGTGGGGTATGCCCAGGATATCTTGGGGGCGATCAAGCTGGGGGCGGACCTTTTTGACTGCGTTATCCCGACCCGCCTGGCCCGGCACGGTTCTTTTCTGACCTATGAAGGGAAGACGAGCATCCGCCTGAACAAGTTCGAAAAGGATTTTACCCCGATCGACCCGGAGTGTGACTGCTATGCCTGCCGCGATTTCACCAAGGCCTATATCCGCCACCTCTTCTGGGCGCGGGAGATCCTCGGCCTCCAGCTCCTGACGATCCACAACCTCCGCTTTTTCATGCGAATGCTGGAGAAGGTGCGGGGAGAGATTGCTCAAGGTGAGTTTTAA
- the rsmI gene encoding 16S rRNA (cytidine(1402)-2'-O)-methyltransferase, with the protein MAGILYVVATPIGNLEDITFRAVRVLSEVDLIAAEDTRQTKILLNKYNITTRLTSYHKFNIKTKTGEIIEAVLSGRNVALVSDAGMPGISDPGYELVRGAVEAGIRVEPIPGASAAITALAVSGLPTDRFIFHGFLPKKPGKKRKALERLKATGVTVIMYESPFRLVKTLTDIRTVFGDRPLAVCRELTKKFEEIKRGKTSEVLAHFQAKVVKGEIVIVVEGLPDDAEREVRSRK; encoded by the coding sequence ATGGCCGGTATCCTTTATGTGGTGGCCACGCCGATCGGCAACCTCGAAGACATCACTTTCCGCGCGGTCCGCGTCCTCTCGGAGGTCGACCTGATCGCGGCCGAAGATACCCGCCAGACCAAGATCCTCCTCAACAAATATAACATCACGACCCGGCTGACCTCCTACCATAAGTTCAATATTAAGACCAAGACCGGCGAGATCATTGAGGCGGTCCTCTCGGGCCGGAATGTCGCCCTGGTTTCTGACGCCGGCATGCCGGGTATCTCTGACCCTGGCTACGAGCTGGTCAGAGGGGCGGTCGAGGCCGGGATCCGGGTCGAGCCGATCCCGGGCGCTTCCGCCGCCATCACCGCCCTGGCTGTCTCCGGTTTGCCGACCGACCGGTTCATCTTCCACGGTTTTCTGCCGAAGAAACCGGGCAAAAAAAGAAAAGCCCTGGAGCGGTTGAAAGCAACCGGGGTAACAGTTATAATGTATGAGTCCCCTTTCCGGCTGGTCAAAACGCTGACAGATATCCGGACGGTATTTGGTGACAGGCCTTTGGCGGTTTGCCGGGAGTTGACCAAGAAATTCGAAGAGATCAAACGGGGCAAGACTTCCGAGGTTCTGGCCCATTTTCAGGCCAAAGTGGTCAAAGGCGAGATCGTGATCGTGGTCGAAGGTTTGCCGGATGACGCTGAAAGGGAGGTGCGAAGCAGAAAATAG
- the dnaG gene encoding DNA primase: MIPKEQIDAVRSKVNIINIVSEYLPLRKRGRNHLGLCPFHSEKTPSFNVSEEKQLFHCFGCGEGGNVFDFLMKVENISFIEAVVELAGKVGIAVEAPGGSSGPTRGDKEKLYDILLLAARFFRQEYEGTNGQAARDYVAERGIKAETARTFGLGLAPQGWEILFQHLIARGASPQMIELAGLSLPREDQSGHYDRFRNRLIFPILDLRGRVIAFSGRALGDTDPKYLNSPDTPVYHKGETIFGLNLAKEAIKQQGYSILVEGNLDLLSVAQAGLKNVAAPLGTALTAAQGKLLGRFADTVVLAYDADAAGEKAAERSAELLLGSGFKIKVVTLTGAKDPDEFIKQKGADAFRQAVENALPYLEFKIRRIVARHNPAEIEGRARGLREVAALLGQEKDSFIQQEYAKLAAGFLKMETEALLAEVKRSGFYRSGKNDQRRVTGKPASRQAEAEKKLIALSAQDPEALAAVKKELSPELFQSPEARTIVTVLFGLDPAAGNDLPNLIVDNLSDEAAKRFLTQVLLSSDLENKAEILSDCINVIKAENARERITNLKEELRAAESAHDERRVAELLSTLKAEIS; the protein is encoded by the coding sequence TTGATCCCCAAAGAGCAGATCGACGCGGTCCGGAGCAAGGTCAATATCATCAACATCGTTTCCGAGTACCTCCCCTTGCGGAAACGCGGGCGCAACCACCTCGGCCTCTGCCCTTTCCACTCCGAAAAGACCCCGTCGTTCAACGTCTCGGAAGAAAAGCAGCTTTTCCACTGTTTCGGCTGCGGCGAAGGGGGCAATGTTTTTGACTTCCTGATGAAGGTCGAGAATATCAGCTTTATCGAAGCGGTCGTGGAGCTGGCCGGCAAGGTCGGCATCGCGGTCGAAGCTCCGGGTGGCAGCAGCGGCCCGACCCGTGGCGACAAAGAAAAGCTTTATGACATCCTCCTCCTGGCGGCCCGTTTCTTCCGGCAGGAGTATGAAGGAACGAACGGCCAGGCCGCCCGGGATTATGTAGCGGAGCGCGGCATCAAGGCCGAAACGGCCCGGACTTTTGGTCTCGGCCTCGCCCCCCAGGGTTGGGAAATTCTTTTCCAGCACCTGATCGCCAGAGGGGCCTCACCACAAATGATCGAGCTGGCCGGCTTGAGCCTGCCGCGCGAAGACCAGAGCGGCCATTACGACCGTTTCCGCAACCGGTTGATTTTCCCGATCCTCGACCTGCGCGGCCGGGTGATCGCTTTTTCCGGGCGAGCGCTCGGCGACACCGATCCGAAATATCTCAACTCGCCCGATACGCCGGTCTACCACAAGGGAGAGACTATCTTTGGCCTGAACCTGGCCAAAGAGGCGATCAAACAGCAAGGGTATTCCATTCTGGTCGAAGGAAACCTCGACCTCCTCTCGGTCGCCCAGGCCGGACTAAAGAACGTGGCGGCCCCCCTCGGCACCGCGCTGACCGCCGCCCAGGGCAAGTTACTCGGCCGTTTCGCCGATACAGTAGTGTTGGCCTATGACGCCGACGCGGCCGGAGAGAAAGCGGCCGAGCGCTCGGCCGAGCTCCTCCTCGGCTCCGGTTTCAAGATCAAAGTGGTCACGCTGACCGGGGCCAAGGATCCCGACGAATTTATTAAACAAAAAGGGGCCGACGCTTTCCGCCAGGCGGTCGAGAACGCCCTCCCCTATCTCGAGTTCAAGATCAGGCGGATCGTCGCCCGCCACAACCCAGCCGAGATCGAGGGCCGGGCGCGCGGCCTGCGCGAAGTGGCCGCCTTGCTCGGGCAGGAAAAGGACTCTTTTATTCAGCAGGAATACGCCAAGCTAGCCGCCGGTTTCCTGAAGATGGAAACCGAAGCGCTCCTGGCCGAGGTCAAACGCTCGGGCTTTTACCGGAGCGGGAAGAACGACCAGCGCCGGGTCACCGGCAAGCCGGCCTCTCGCCAGGCCGAAGCGGAAAAGAAGCTGATCGCCCTCTCCGCCCAGGACCCAGAGGCGTTGGCGGCGGTAAAAAAAGAGCTTAGCCCGGAACTGTTCCAGTCGCCCGAGGCCCGGACCATTGTCACGGTCCTCTTTGGTTTGGACCCGGCCGCGGGGAACGACCTCCCTAATTTGATCGTCGACAACTTGAGTGACGAAGCGGCCAAACGCTTCCTGACCCAGGTCCTGTTGAGCTCTGATCTGGAAAATAAGGCCGAGATCCTCTCGGATTGCATCAATGTGATCAAGGCCGAAAACGCCCGGGAGAGGATCACCAATTTAAAAGAAGAGTTGCGGGCGGCCGAAAGCGCCCATGACGAGCGGCGGGTGGCGGAGTTGCTTTCCACCCTAAAGGCTGAAATTTCGTAG